The following are encoded together in the Tursiops truncatus isolate mTurTru1 chromosome 10, mTurTru1.mat.Y, whole genome shotgun sequence genome:
- the SOX4 gene encoding transcription factor SOX-4, which produces MVQQTNNAENTEALLAGESSDSGAGLELGIASSPTPGSTASTGGKADDPSWCKTPSGHIKRPMNAFMVWSQIERRKIMEQSPDMHNAEISKRLGKRWKLLKDSDKIPFIREAERLRLKHMADYPDYKYRPRKKVKSGNANSGSSAASSSKLGEKGDKVGGNGGGGHGGGGGGGNGNAGGGGGGASGGSANSKPAQKKSCGSKVAGGAGGGVGKPHSKLILAGGGGGGGKAAAASSSSFAAEQAGAAALLPLGAAAAAAADHHSLYKTRTPGASASAAASASAGLAAPGKHLTEKKVKRVYLFGGLGASSSPVGGVGAGADPSDPLGLYEEGGAGCSPDGPSLSGRSSAASSPAAGRSPADHRSYASLRAASPAPSSAPSHASSSASSHHSSSSSSSSSSGSSSSDDEFEDDLLDLNPSSNFESMSLGSFSSSSALDRDLDFNFEPGSGSHFEFPDYCTPERPPPAPHRFQRASGLVCTPGQKPSW; this is translated from the exons ATGGTGCAGCAAACCAACAACGCCGAGAACACGGAAGCGCTGCTGGCCGGCGAGAGCTCGGACTCGGGCGCCGGCCTCGAGCTGGGCATcgcctcctcccccactcccggCTCCACCGCTTCCACGGGCGGCAAGGCCGACGACCCGAGCTGGTGCAAGACGCCGAGCGGGCACATCAAAAGGCCCATGAACGCCTTCATGGTGTGGTCGCAGATCGAGCGGCGCAAGATTATGGAGCAGTCGCCCGACATGCACAACGCCGAGATCTCCAAGCGGCTGGGCAAACGCTGGAAACTGCTCAAAGACAGCGACAAGATCCCTTTCATTCGGGAGGCGGAGCGGCTGCGTCTCAAGCACATGGCTGACTACCCCGACTACAAGTACCGGCCCAGGAAGAAGGTGAAGTCCGGCAACGCCAACTCCGGCTCCTCGGCCGCCTCCTCCTCCAAGCTGGGGGAGAAGGGCGACAAGGTCGGTGGCAACGGCGGGGGCGGCCACGggggcggcggcggtggcgggaACGGCAACGCGgggggaggaggcggcggcgcgAGCGGCGGCAGCGCCAACTCCAAACCCGCGCAGAAAAAGAGCTGCGGCTCCAAAGTggcgggcggcgcgggcggcggggTCGGCAAGCCCCACTCCAAGCTCATCctggcgggcggcggcgggggcggcgggaaAGCGGcggccgcctcctcctcctctttcgcGGCCGAGCAGGCTGGGGCCGCCGCCCTGTTGCCCCtaggcgccgccgccgccgcggctgCCGACCACCACTCGCTGTACAAGACGCGGACTCCCGGCGCCTCGGCCTCGGCGGCGGCCTCGGCCTCCGCCGGCCTCGCGGCCCCGGGCAAGCACCTGACCGAGAAAAAGGTGAAGCGCGTCTACCTGTTCGGCGGCCTGGGCGCGTCGTCCTCGCCCGTCGGCGGCGTGGGCGCGGGCGCTGACCCCAGCGACCCCCTCGGCCTATACGAGGAGGGGGGCGCCGGCTGCTCGCCCGACGGGCCGAGCTTGAGCGGCCGCAGCAGCGCCGCTTCGTCGCCGGCCGCCGGCCGCTCGCCCGCCGACCACCGTAGCTACGCCAGCCTGCGCGCCGCCTCGCCCGCCCCGTCCAGCGCGCCCTCGCACGCGTCCTCGTCGGCCTCGTCCCatcattcctcctcctcctcgtcctcctcctcctcgggcTCGTCGTCCTCGGACGACGAGTTCGAAGACGATCTGCTCGACCTGAACCCCAGCTCAAACTTTGAGAGCATGTCCCTGGGCAGCTTCAGCTCGTCGTCGGCGCTGGACCGGGACCTGGATTTTAACTTCGAGCCTGGCTCCGGCTCGCACTTCGAGTTCCCGGACTACTGCACGCCCGAG agacccccccccgccccgcaccgCTTCCAACGAGCTTCCGGACTTGTCTGCACCCCCGGCCAGAAGCCGAGTTGGTAG